A stretch of Pseudomonas sp. 7SR1 DNA encodes these proteins:
- a CDS encoding AraC family transcriptional regulator yields MQKVIDPTYELALVSPFLLQTLAEVVTDKGFDAAGLCRGLGFGLDDLQDPAQRISYRQAALMIQRALKLLPDQGLGLWVGDRNVLGTLGLLGHVLSLCETLRDAFALGVRYQHTTGGIAVTSVEEAPGRIMVEASCRLPFAEVQVFAVEEFFASLMVYGRALAGADFKPEAVEFMHAAPSYATQYQRILGPEVRFGCRYNRMLIDVRWLDVRLPNHHPLALRQALALLEQEATEVHRKIDLIQAVERAIARDLTRGSHIEKIAGDLNMSSRTLRRRLTEHSLTFEALLEQVRRGRTLNLLANPELSIERITEEVGYSDVRSFRRAFRRWTGMSPSAFRSEGAEARL; encoded by the coding sequence ATGCAGAAAGTCATCGACCCTACCTACGAATTGGCACTGGTATCGCCATTCCTGTTGCAGACCCTGGCCGAAGTCGTGACGGACAAAGGCTTCGATGCGGCCGGCCTGTGTCGCGGGCTGGGGTTCGGCCTTGACGATCTGCAGGACCCTGCCCAGCGTATTTCCTATCGCCAGGCCGCCCTCATGATCCAGCGGGCACTCAAGCTATTGCCGGACCAGGGGCTGGGCCTCTGGGTCGGCGATCGCAATGTGTTGGGCACCCTGGGCCTGCTGGGGCATGTCCTGTCGCTGTGCGAAACCCTGCGCGATGCCTTCGCCCTGGGGGTGCGCTACCAGCACACCACCGGCGGTATCGCGGTGACCAGTGTCGAAGAGGCCCCGGGCCGGATCATGGTCGAGGCGAGCTGCCGGTTGCCTTTCGCCGAGGTCCAGGTGTTCGCGGTCGAGGAGTTCTTCGCCAGCCTGATGGTCTATGGCCGGGCACTGGCGGGAGCGGATTTCAAGCCCGAGGCCGTGGAGTTCATGCATGCCGCACCGTCCTATGCCACGCAGTACCAGCGGATCCTGGGACCGGAGGTGCGTTTCGGTTGCCGCTACAATCGCATGCTCATCGATGTCCGCTGGCTGGACGTGCGCCTGCCCAACCATCATCCGTTGGCTTTGCGCCAGGCCCTGGCTTTGCTGGAGCAGGAGGCCACCGAGGTCCACCGCAAGATCGACCTGATCCAGGCCGTGGAACGGGCCATCGCCCGGGACCTGACCCGGGGCAGTCACATCGAGAAAATCGCTGGGGACCTGAACATGAGCAGTCGTACCCTGCGTCGGCGCCTGACCGAACACAGCCTGACCTTCGAGGCCTTGCTCGAACAGGTGCGTCGCGGCCGGACCCTGAACCTGCTGGCCAATCCCGAACTGTCCATCGAGCGGATCACCGAGGAAGTCGGTTACAGCGATGTGCGCAGCTTCCGCCGCGCCTTCCGGCGCTGGACCGGCATGAGCCCCAGCGCGTTTCGCAGCGAAGGTGCCGAGGCCCGGCTTTGA
- the imuA gene encoding translesion DNA synthesis-associated protein ImuA — MGAVVALDTLFNGGQVWKGRPAPPAASPQPTGHAELDAALPSGGWPESALTEILLAAPGVGEMQLVWPTLARLSAAGERIVLVAPPFVPYPQAWQNAGVDLRQLSVIRADERDALWATEQCLRSGCCGAVLCWPRQADDRALRRLQVAAETGQTLAFAWRSIQEAVNPSPAALRIAIDARPGQLRVLKCRGGLARPAPIAFTPYSPTEH; from the coding sequence ATGGGCGCGGTCGTTGCGCTGGATACGCTGTTCAATGGCGGCCAGGTCTGGAAGGGCCGGCCTGCGCCGCCGGCCGCCAGTCCACAGCCCACCGGCCATGCCGAACTGGACGCGGCATTGCCCAGTGGCGGCTGGCCGGAGTCAGCGCTGACGGAGATCCTCCTGGCCGCGCCGGGGGTCGGTGAGATGCAGCTGGTATGGCCGACCCTGGCCCGACTGTCGGCGGCAGGGGAGCGGATCGTGCTGGTGGCGCCGCCGTTCGTGCCTTACCCCCAGGCCTGGCAGAATGCCGGAGTCGACCTGCGCCAGTTATCGGTGATCCGGGCCGATGAGCGCGATGCCCTGTGGGCCACCGAACAGTGCCTGCGCTCAGGCTGTTGTGGCGCGGTCCTGTGCTGGCCCCGCCAGGCCGATGACCGGGCCCTGCGCCGTTTGCAGGTGGCGGCGGAAACCGGCCAGACCCTGGCGTTCGCCTGGCGCTCGATCCAGGAAGCCGTCAATCCGTCCCCGGCGGCCCTGCGCATTGCCATCGATGCCCGGCCCGGGCAATTGCGCGTGCTCAAGTGTCGCGGCGGGCTGGCCCGTCCGGCGCCGATAGCCTTTACCCCGTACTCACCAACAGAGCATTGA
- the lexA gene encoding transcriptional repressor LexA, producing MYSMTTLTPRRAAILTFIRDRIADQGQPPSLAEISEAFGFASRSVARKHVLALTEAGFIEVNPHQARGIRLLNQSPRPELLDVPVLGRVAAGLPIGADAEVHDRLMLDPAIFSKAPDYLLRVQGDSMIGDGILDGDLVGVQRTPQASNGQIVVARLDGEVTIKRFERVGEQVRLLPRNPAYQPIIVEADRDLAIEGVFCGLLRQG from the coding sequence ATGTACTCCATGACGACTCTCACTCCTCGCCGCGCCGCCATCCTGACGTTCATCCGCGACCGTATCGCCGATCAGGGCCAGCCTCCCAGCCTCGCTGAAATCAGCGAGGCCTTCGGCTTCGCCTCCCGGAGCGTGGCGCGCAAGCATGTGCTGGCGTTGACCGAAGCCGGTTTCATCGAAGTCAACCCACACCAGGCCCGGGGCATCCGGTTGCTCAACCAGTCGCCGCGTCCCGAACTGCTGGACGTGCCGGTGCTGGGACGAGTGGCTGCCGGCCTGCCCATCGGCGCCGATGCCGAAGTCCATGACCGTCTGATGCTCGACCCGGCGATATTTTCCAAGGCCCCCGATTACCTGCTGCGGGTCCAGGGTGACTCGATGATCGGGGACGGCATTCTCGACGGCGACCTGGTGGGGGTACAACGCACGCCCCAGGCCTCCAACGGGCAAATCGTGGTAGCCCGGCTCGACGGTGAAGTCACCATCAAGCGCTTCGAGCGAGTCGGCGAACAGGTGCGTCTGTTGCCACGCAACCCGGCCTATCAGCCGATCATTGTCGAAGCCGACCGGGACCTGGCCATCGAAGGGGTGTTCTGTGGCCTCTTGAGGCAAGGCTGA
- a CDS encoding Y-family DNA polymerase, which yields MRWVCILFPQLALDAALRQRPDPEEPLALLSGPAQRRVLRAVNEPARALGLRPGQSMTAAQALSKGFATAEYDAAQIEHWQQFLAAWAYRFSSQVSVHYPRTVLFEIESSLGLFGTWPVFEARLRAELTELGFRHRIVAAPNPVAARVLANAYDALVVPDGETLQAYLGQMPVDRISLAPDVATALSRMGLRRLSQVQALPRHTLARRFDAQVLKHLDALVGSRTLALSFYLPPDRFDVRIELNYDVQSHQALLFPLRRLTGDLSAFLCGRDSGVQRFDLHLEHAGLADTVIKVGLLSAERDPSMLFELARGRLEQVQVQAPVRGFRLCAEDLPSFVPQRLELFDERPQQSLPWEQLRERLRARLGDEAVLGLGFRDDHRPECAWQMSPQPRVEACPVGAQRPGWLLDECQMLSESQARILMGPERIESGWWDGADVRRDYYLVETRAGQRGWAYRPVGEGGPLWLQGWFA from the coding sequence ATGCGCTGGGTCTGTATCCTGTTTCCACAATTGGCGCTGGACGCCGCGCTGCGTCAGCGCCCCGATCCCGAGGAGCCCCTGGCCCTGCTGAGCGGTCCCGCCCAGCGACGTGTGCTGCGCGCGGTCAACGAGCCCGCCCGGGCCCTGGGCCTGCGTCCCGGCCAGAGCATGACCGCCGCCCAGGCCCTGAGCAAAGGCTTTGCCACCGCCGAATACGACGCGGCACAGATCGAACACTGGCAACAGTTCCTGGCAGCCTGGGCCTACCGTTTCAGTTCCCAGGTCAGCGTGCACTATCCGCGCACGGTGCTGTTCGAGATCGAGTCGAGCCTGGGCCTGTTCGGGACCTGGCCGGTATTCGAGGCCCGGTTGCGGGCCGAGCTGACCGAACTGGGCTTTCGGCATCGCATCGTCGCGGCTCCGAACCCGGTGGCGGCTCGGGTTCTGGCCAATGCCTATGACGCCCTGGTGGTACCCGATGGCGAGACCTTGCAGGCATACCTGGGGCAGATGCCGGTGGACCGCATCAGCCTGGCGCCCGATGTCGCCACGGCCTTGTCGCGTATGGGCCTGCGTCGCCTGAGCCAAGTCCAGGCCTTGCCCCGGCACACCCTGGCGCGTCGCTTTGACGCCCAGGTGCTAAAGCACCTCGACGCCCTGGTGGGCAGTCGTACCCTGGCGCTGTCGTTCTACTTGCCGCCGGACCGCTTCGACGTGCGCATCGAGCTCAACTATGACGTCCAGTCCCATCAGGCGTTGCTGTTCCCCTTGCGTCGATTGACCGGTGACCTGTCGGCTTTCCTCTGTGGCCGCGACAGCGGCGTGCAGCGGTTCGACCTGCATCTGGAGCACGCCGGGCTGGCGGACACGGTGATCAAGGTCGGCCTGCTCAGCGCCGAGCGGGACCCTTCGATGCTTTTCGAGCTGGCCCGTGGCCGATTGGAACAGGTGCAGGTCCAGGCCCCGGTGCGCGGCTTTCGCTTGTGCGCCGAAGATCTGCCGTCATTCGTCCCCCAGCGCCTGGAACTGTTCGACGAGCGACCGCAGCAGTCACTGCCCTGGGAACAGCTGCGTGAGCGGCTGCGGGCGCGGCTGGGCGATGAGGCGGTGCTGGGCCTGGGGTTTCGTGACGATCATCGACCCGAGTGCGCCTGGCAGATGAGTCCTCAGCCCCGCGTCGAGGCCTGCCCCGTGGGCGCGCAGCGTCCCGGCTGGTTGCTGGACGAATGCCAGATGCTGTCGGAGAGCCAGGCCCGCATCCTCATGGGGCCGGAACGCATCGAGTCCGGTTGGTGGGACGGTGCCGATGTGCGTCGCGACTACTACCTCGTCGAAACCCGTGCCGGGCAACGAGGCTGGGCCTATCGACCAGTGGGCGAGGGCGGGCCGCTGTGGCTGCAGGGCTGGTTCGCATGA